A section of the Rossellomorea marisflavi genome encodes:
- a CDS encoding MBL fold metallo-hydrolase, producing MKLTVIGHWGGYPKAGEASSGYIVEHEGFRLLIDCGSGVLSRLQTHFPVSQLDAVILSHYHPDHVADIGVLQHALLIQSFLGTKKKLPVYGHREDEQGFRSLAYRDVMEGIEYKGDSSVSVGPFTISFVKTRHPAPCYAMRIEADGKVLYYTGDTSFTESLIPLAHQADLLLCECNFYGGMDGSGAGHMTSIDAGRLAHQAGATRLVLTHLPHFGNLQQLVEEAGTAFNGTIELAAMNKVWII from the coding sequence ATGAAACTTACTGTTATCGGGCATTGGGGTGGTTACCCGAAAGCCGGGGAGGCTAGCTCCGGATACATAGTGGAACATGAAGGATTCCGTCTCCTCATTGATTGTGGAAGCGGCGTCCTCTCAAGGCTTCAGACCCATTTTCCTGTCAGTCAGCTTGATGCCGTCATCCTTTCACACTATCACCCTGATCATGTGGCGGATATCGGTGTTCTTCAGCATGCTCTCCTGATTCAGTCTTTTCTTGGAACGAAGAAAAAACTGCCGGTCTATGGACATCGCGAAGACGAGCAGGGATTCCGCTCTCTTGCATATCGGGATGTGATGGAGGGGATCGAATATAAAGGGGACTCAAGCGTTTCTGTCGGCCCCTTTACCATCAGCTTTGTGAAGACCCGCCATCCTGCCCCGTGCTATGCCATGAGGATCGAGGCTGATGGAAAGGTGCTGTATTATACGGGGGATACGTCTTTTACAGAATCCCTTATCCCTCTTGCCCATCAGGCTGATCTGCTGCTGTGTGAATGTAATTTCTATGGAGGGATGGATGGTTCGGGAGCGGGGCACATGACGAGCATCGATGCAGGGCGACTCGCCCATCAGGCCGGTGCAACACGACTTGTCCTGACTCATCTTCCGCATTTCGGGAATCTTCAGCAACTGGTGGAAGAAGCAGGGACAGCCTTCAACGGGACCATCGAACTTGCTGCCATGAATAAAGTATGGATCATATAG
- a CDS encoding lipoate--protein ligase: MKFIDNKGITDPRINLAIEEYALKNLDIDESYLLFYINEPSIIIGKNQNTIEEINTDYVEKQGLHVVRRLSGGGAVYHDLGNLNFSFITKDDGDSFHNFKKFTEPVIEALNKLGVKAELSGRNDILAEGRKISGNAQFSTRGRMFSHGTLLFDSEMENVVSALRVKKDKIESKGIKSIRSRVANISEFLEGKLTIEEFRSTLLKYIFNDSDVEEYVLTDEDWDRIHALSKERYQNWDWNYGKSPSFNLQHSHRFPVGQIDVRLEVRKGTIENCKIYGDFFGVGNVDEIEEKLTGTRYERSEIEHVLEGMDIQHYFGKVTKEEFIDLVY; this comes from the coding sequence ATGAAATTCATAGACAATAAAGGCATCACGGATCCACGGATCAATCTTGCCATAGAGGAATACGCCCTTAAGAACCTTGATATCGATGAGAGCTATCTGTTGTTCTATATCAACGAGCCTTCCATTATCATCGGTAAAAATCAAAATACGATCGAAGAGATCAACACGGACTATGTGGAAAAGCAGGGACTGCATGTTGTTCGTCGACTCTCGGGCGGAGGGGCCGTCTATCATGATCTCGGCAACCTGAACTTCAGCTTCATCACAAAGGACGATGGTGACAGCTTCCACAACTTCAAGAAGTTTACCGAACCAGTGATCGAAGCATTGAATAAATTGGGTGTCAAAGCGGAGCTGAGCGGAAGGAATGATATCCTTGCAGAAGGAAGGAAGATTTCCGGTAATGCCCAGTTCTCTACCAGGGGCCGCATGTTCAGCCATGGTACACTGCTGTTTGATTCTGAAATGGAAAACGTTGTATCTGCCCTACGGGTGAAAAAGGACAAGATTGAATCGAAAGGCATCAAATCGATCCGGAGCCGGGTGGCGAATATTTCTGAATTCCTTGAAGGGAAATTGACGATTGAAGAATTCAGGTCCACCCTTCTCAAGTACATTTTCAATGACAGCGATGTAGAAGAATATGTTTTGACCGATGAGGACTGGGATCGCATTCACGCTTTGTCCAAGGAACGCTATCAGAACTGGGATTGGAATTATGGGAAATCACCTTCGTTCAATCTCCAGCACTCCCATCGCTTCCCTGTCGGTCAGATTGATGTGAGATTGGAAGTAAGAAAGGGCACCATTGAAAACTGCAAGATATACGGAGATTTCTTCGGAGTCGGCAATGTGGATGAAATTGAAGAAAAGCTTACAGGTACCCGTTATGAGCGCAGCGAAATCGAACACGTTCTCGAAGGTATGGATATCCAACACTACTTCGGTAAAGTGACAAAAGAGGAATTTATCGATTTAGTATATTGA
- a CDS encoding fatty acid--CoA ligase family protein, whose product MNIASRLKEVSQDKGEKIAYHFLDTSVSYRELDDSVSRFAGGLESLGLKKGDHIALILGNSPHFVIGLYGALRLGLRVIPVNPIYTPDEMGYILSNGDVKAVITLDLMVPLMGKLESLLQSVDHVILCESGDDRAKGVDLERIGLLNPKMKSFTKVLSLGGTDFEGADVEEDETAIILYTSGTTGKPKGAMLTHKNVYSNAWDVGTYLQMSEQDRVITALPMFHVFCLTVALNAPLMMGATLLIAPKFSPKGIFGLSRMHKPTVFAGVPTMYNFLYQYTDGDPDDLSSLRLCISGGASMPVALLKNFEQKFNVMISEGYGLSEASPVTCFNPLDRPRKPGSIGTSIMSIKNKVVNELGEELPPGQVGELIVNGPNVMKGYYKMEEETQAAIRDGWLYTGDLARMDEEGYFYIVDRKKELIIVGGFNVYPREIEEVLYDHPEIVEAAVIGVPHPEKGEAVSCYVVRKDPALSEEEVMEYCRERLAKYKLPSSIEFLEELPKNTTGKILRRALKAQVLNP is encoded by the coding sequence ATGAATATTGCTTCACGGTTAAAGGAAGTTTCACAGGACAAAGGGGAGAAGATCGCGTATCATTTCTTGGACACATCCGTTTCTTACAGGGAGCTTGATGATTCGGTTTCCCGCTTTGCGGGCGGTTTGGAGAGCCTTGGCTTGAAGAAGGGGGATCATATTGCTCTCATACTGGGGAACTCGCCTCATTTCGTTATCGGTCTTTACGGCGCGCTTCGCCTGGGATTAAGGGTCATCCCGGTCAATCCAATCTATACACCCGATGAAATGGGGTACATACTGAGTAACGGGGATGTGAAGGCGGTCATCACATTGGATCTCATGGTTCCACTCATGGGGAAACTTGAATCGCTTCTTCAATCCGTTGATCACGTCATTCTCTGTGAATCGGGGGATGACAGGGCAAAAGGGGTGGATCTTGAACGGATCGGTTTGTTGAATCCAAAAATGAAATCGTTTACAAAGGTACTTTCCCTTGGAGGTACGGATTTTGAAGGAGCAGATGTAGAGGAAGATGAAACAGCCATCATACTTTACACTTCGGGAACAACAGGAAAGCCGAAAGGAGCCATGCTGACACATAAGAATGTGTATTCAAATGCATGGGATGTCGGAACATACCTCCAGATGAGTGAACAAGATCGTGTCATCACGGCCCTTCCCATGTTCCATGTGTTCTGTCTCACAGTGGCACTCAATGCGCCGCTCATGATGGGTGCCACCCTTCTCATCGCTCCGAAGTTCAGTCCAAAGGGGATCTTCGGGTTATCCAGGATGCATAAACCGACCGTATTTGCAGGTGTACCGACCATGTATAATTTCCTCTACCAGTACACTGATGGAGATCCTGATGACCTCAGTTCCCTCAGACTCTGTATATCTGGAGGAGCTTCCATGCCAGTTGCCCTCTTGAAAAACTTCGAGCAGAAGTTCAATGTCATGATTTCAGAAGGCTATGGATTATCCGAGGCTTCACCTGTCACCTGTTTCAATCCACTCGATCGCCCAAGAAAGCCCGGTTCGATCGGAACTTCGATCATGAGCATCAAGAATAAAGTTGTCAATGAACTCGGTGAAGAGCTCCCGCCTGGGCAAGTTGGGGAATTGATTGTAAATGGCCCGAACGTGATGAAGGGATATTACAAAATGGAAGAAGAAACCCAAGCCGCAATCAGGGACGGGTGGCTTTATACCGGTGATTTGGCCCGAATGGATGAAGAAGGGTACTTCTATATCGTGGATCGGAAAAAAGAGCTGATCATCGTCGGTGGGTTCAATGTGTATCCGAGGGAAATAGAAGAAGTGCTGTATGATCATCCTGAGATCGTGGAAGCAGCCGTCATCGGGGTCCCGCATCCCGAAAAAGGGGAAGCCGTGAGCTGTTACGTCGTGAGGAAAGATCCGGCTTTGTCTGAAGAAGAGGTGATGGAGTATTGTCGTGAGCGATTGGCAAAATATAAACTTCCTTCTTCCATCGAATTTCTCGAAGAACTGCCGAAGAACACAACCGGCAAGATTTTGAGGAGAGCGTTGAAAGCACAGGTACTGAATCCATGA
- a CDS encoding enoyl-CoA hydratase-related protein, protein MEYILLEQKDHVAVVTINRPDAMNAFHYDSLHELQQIVESLRLNPDVRAVIFTGSGEKAFSVGADLKERKTLTDQQVVRNVYKIGEVFNEVAMLPQPTIAAMNGYAFGGGMELALACDFRLVVEGTSMGLTETSLAIIPGAGGTQRLPRLIGESKALELILTAKRLTSEEALDVGLVNRVFGKDRFMEEVYDFIDPMLNNGPIAVQQAKYAVKSGMNVDLQSGLQIERKAYERLIPTEDRVEALLAFSQKRKAEFKGK, encoded by the coding sequence ATGGAATACATTCTGTTGGAACAAAAGGATCATGTGGCGGTAGTGACGATCAACCGTCCGGATGCCATGAACGCCTTTCATTATGATTCCCTGCACGAACTGCAGCAAATTGTGGAATCTCTCAGGCTGAACCCTGATGTACGGGCGGTGATCTTCACTGGAAGCGGAGAGAAAGCATTCAGTGTGGGGGCCGATCTGAAGGAGCGCAAAACCCTTACGGATCAGCAGGTCGTACGGAACGTATATAAGATCGGAGAAGTATTCAATGAAGTGGCCATGCTGCCACAGCCGACCATTGCCGCCATGAATGGATATGCATTCGGCGGGGGGATGGAACTTGCACTGGCATGTGATTTCCGTCTGGTGGTGGAAGGCACGTCCATGGGACTGACTGAAACGAGTCTTGCCATCATACCGGGTGCGGGCGGTACCCAGCGTCTTCCAAGGTTGATTGGGGAATCGAAAGCGCTGGAACTGATCCTTACGGCGAAGCGGCTGACTTCTGAGGAAGCGCTTGATGTGGGGTTGGTGAACAGGGTCTTCGGAAAAGACCGCTTCATGGAAGAGGTATACGACTTTATTGACCCTATGCTGAATAATGGCCCTATCGCTGTCCAACAGGCAAAATATGCGGTGAAATCCGGTATGAACGTCGATCTGCAGTCCGGCCTCCAGATTGAACGAAAGGCTTATGAACGACTGATCCCAACAGAAGATCGTGTGGAAGCACTGTTGGCCTTCAGCCAAAAACGCAAGGCGGAGTTTAAAGGGAAGTGA
- a CDS encoding serine/threonine protein kinase: MSHQWKQLISSLEQITVTSTDDNEPVTIRGEYEGFTCVGIGTDAAVFRSPDDPEYAFKVYASTKADKAEAEARVYEVLGESHYFPRCYGTYGNILVLSFESGTTLFDCILQGVHIPKHVVDGVEEAREYVRSVGLNPRDIHLKNILLQEGRAKIVDVSEYILDGNDYRWEHLKKGYDEFYSLIDGRAIPFWIVETVRKWYHQWVNRPSTIEDFMAMLSKFIPFNKQ; encoded by the coding sequence ATGTCTCATCAATGGAAACAGCTCATCTCTTCATTAGAACAGATTACCGTCACTTCGACGGATGACAATGAACCGGTGACCATCCGTGGTGAATATGAAGGGTTCACCTGCGTGGGAATCGGGACGGACGCAGCCGTATTCCGCTCCCCTGATGATCCGGAGTATGCCTTCAAAGTGTACGCATCCACCAAAGCTGATAAAGCCGAGGCGGAAGCCCGGGTCTATGAAGTACTCGGGGAATCACATTACTTTCCACGCTGTTATGGAACCTATGGGAATATCCTCGTGCTGAGTTTTGAATCGGGAACCACGCTATTCGATTGCATCCTGCAGGGAGTCCATATCCCGAAACATGTAGTCGACGGAGTGGAAGAGGCGAGGGAGTATGTAAGGAGCGTCGGTCTGAACCCGAGGGACATCCACTTGAAGAACATCCTTTTGCAAGAGGGCAGGGCAAAGATCGTCGATGTTTCCGAGTACATCCTGGATGGCAATGATTATCGTTGGGAGCATCTCAAGAAGGGATACGACGAGTTTTACTCCCTTATCGACGGGAGAGCAATCCCATTCTGGATCGTTGAAACGGTCCGCAAATGGTACCATCAGTGGGTAAACAGGCCATCTACCATAGAAGACTTCATGGCCATGCTGTCCAAGTTCATTCCCTTCAATAAGCAATAG
- a CDS encoding YeeE/YedE family protein has product MTKVIQPVSEQKGPVQGGKELNSPQIPLVAGGSIVSAVLVIYLAFTQDVSQVVLLILGLLLGFTLFHARFGFTSAFRRVMSVGNGQALRAHMLMLAIAVTLFAPILATGFTFFGGQATGYVSPVGVSLLVGAFVFGIGMQLGGGCASGTLYAVGGGRSVMFITLLFFIVGSTVGAYHLPFWTEEMPSFKPFSLATSTGLGYTGAWIISLIFFGLVAWVTLRVEKVKNPPRMAALPTAKGWKRVVRGSWPLMAAAVVLAVLNALTLMTRGTPWGITSAFALWGSKAASLMGIDVASWGYWTGENASALQASIFSDSTTVLNFGVILGAFLASAAGGLFRFNKITGGNAMASVIGGLMMGYGARLAFGCNIGAYFGGIASFSLHGYVWGIVALSGTFLALYLRPLFGLSVPKPKDTFC; this is encoded by the coding sequence ATGACGAAAGTTATTCAACCGGTATCAGAGCAGAAAGGCCCGGTCCAGGGAGGGAAAGAGTTGAATTCCCCTCAAATTCCATTGGTGGCCGGGGGCAGCATCGTATCTGCCGTACTGGTCATCTATCTCGCTTTCACCCAAGATGTCAGCCAGGTCGTGCTCCTGATTCTCGGTCTCTTATTAGGATTCACCCTATTTCATGCACGATTTGGCTTCACATCTGCGTTCCGCCGGGTGATGTCGGTGGGGAACGGGCAGGCACTCAGGGCCCATATGCTTATGCTTGCCATCGCGGTCACACTCTTCGCCCCGATCCTTGCTACCGGGTTTACATTTTTCGGCGGACAGGCGACGGGGTATGTCTCCCCTGTAGGAGTGAGCCTACTTGTCGGTGCCTTCGTGTTCGGAATCGGGATGCAGCTCGGGGGCGGATGTGCCTCCGGTACCCTATATGCCGTAGGGGGAGGCCGTTCCGTCATGTTCATCACGTTGCTATTCTTTATTGTCGGTTCGACGGTGGGGGCTTATCATTTGCCTTTCTGGACAGAAGAGATGCCTTCATTCAAGCCGTTTTCACTGGCCACTTCTACGGGTCTCGGTTACACAGGTGCCTGGATTATATCCCTCATCTTTTTTGGCCTTGTGGCATGGGTGACGCTTAGGGTCGAGAAGGTGAAGAATCCTCCCCGCATGGCAGCATTGCCTACTGCGAAAGGATGGAAGCGGGTTGTGCGCGGTTCTTGGCCGCTTATGGCTGCGGCTGTCGTCCTCGCTGTACTCAATGCGCTGACGCTTATGACACGCGGGACACCTTGGGGAATCACTTCTGCATTTGCCCTGTGGGGTTCAAAAGCGGCCTCACTCATGGGGATCGATGTGGCAAGTTGGGGATACTGGACAGGCGAGAATGCAAGCGCCCTCCAGGCTTCCATCTTCAGTGATTCCACGACCGTTTTGAACTTCGGCGTAATCCTTGGGGCATTCCTCGCCTCGGCTGCAGGTGGTCTTTTCCGATTCAATAAGATTACAGGCGGGAACGCCATGGCTTCCGTCATCGGCGGTCTAATGATGGGCTATGGTGCCCGGCTTGCCTTTGGATGCAATATCGGTGCGTATTTCGGCGGAATCGCTTCATTCAGCCTTCACGGATATGTATGGGGAATCGTAGCTCTTTCCGGAACATTCCTTGCCCTCTATCTGAGGCCGTTATTTGGATTGTCCGTGCCGAAGCCAAAGGATACCTTCTGCTGA
- a CDS encoding helix-turn-helix domain-containing protein, translating into MNEMPMKIGDNIRKIRKERGLSLDQVADRTGVSKAMIGQIERDDSNPTVATLWKIANGLKVSFSSLLEAPATDVAIIDYKDVEPVLEDGGKYVVIPIFPFEPTKKWESYRIVMKPGCDYRNDGHPRGVEEYLTVLKGTFSLKIGEASYSLSEGESIRFEADVAHEYLNPSSDDAECHMVIYYGELS; encoded by the coding sequence ATGAATGAGATGCCGATGAAGATCGGAGACAATATCAGGAAAATAAGAAAAGAAAGAGGGCTCAGTCTTGACCAGGTTGCCGATAGGACAGGGGTGAGTAAAGCCATGATCGGTCAGATCGAGAGGGATGATTCCAATCCGACAGTTGCGACCCTTTGGAAGATCGCAAACGGTCTGAAAGTATCATTCTCTTCCCTCCTTGAAGCCCCTGCTACCGATGTTGCCATCATTGACTACAAAGACGTAGAGCCTGTTCTCGAAGACGGGGGAAAGTATGTGGTCATACCGATTTTCCCATTCGAGCCGACAAAGAAATGGGAAAGCTACCGCATTGTCATGAAACCCGGCTGCGATTACCGGAACGACGGGCACCCACGGGGAGTCGAAGAATACTTGACCGTCCTGAAAGGTACATTCTCTTTAAAGATCGGCGAGGCTTCCTATTCCCTCTCTGAAGGAGAATCGATCCGGTTTGAAGCTGATGTTGCACACGAATACCTCAACCCCTCTTCTGACGACGCCGAGTGTCATATGGTCATCTACTATGGTGAACTCTCATAA
- a CDS encoding AzlC family ABC transporter permease — MEATYSVKKTSDFRLGLQAGLSIAIGYMPVALTFGLLARTTGLTFAETVLMSVFVYAGAAQYISLSLIAVGTGVVEIVLTTLIVNIRHFLMSASLTERLEEHQLYKKLMTAFGVTDETFSVISTQAGKVRTAFAAGVMIISYGSWVAFSGIGHLMGDVMPGFLQVSMSIALYAMFVGLLVPSMKKSVKVTYLAAVAAAVNSLLIFYTDLSGGWSIVASTLVSSLLVEWVWQMKGRNHHG; from the coding sequence GTGGAAGCTACCTACTCTGTCAAAAAAACCTCTGATTTTCGTTTAGGGCTGCAAGCGGGCTTAAGCATAGCAATCGGTTATATGCCCGTCGCCCTCACGTTCGGCCTCCTGGCAAGGACAACGGGCTTGACGTTTGCAGAGACGGTACTCATGAGTGTCTTTGTCTACGCGGGAGCCGCGCAGTATATTTCACTGAGCCTCATTGCTGTGGGAACCGGCGTAGTGGAAATCGTCCTTACGACGCTGATCGTGAATATCCGCCATTTCCTCATGTCTGCTTCACTGACTGAGAGATTGGAAGAACATCAACTCTATAAAAAGCTGATGACGGCTTTCGGCGTGACAGATGAAACGTTCTCGGTCATCTCGACTCAGGCAGGGAAGGTCCGTACCGCTTTTGCAGCAGGCGTCATGATCATATCGTATGGAAGCTGGGTGGCATTTTCCGGAATCGGTCATCTTATGGGTGATGTCATGCCCGGATTCCTCCAGGTCAGCATGTCCATTGCCCTCTATGCCATGTTTGTTGGGCTTCTCGTTCCGTCCATGAAAAAGAGCGTGAAGGTCACGTATCTTGCAGCGGTTGCGGCAGCCGTGAACAGCCTGCTCATCTTTTACACCGATCTGTCCGGAGGCTGGTCCATTGTTGCTTCGACCTTGGTCTCATCCCTGCTGGTTGAATGGGTCTGGCAAATGAAGGGGAGGAATCACCATGGATAA
- a CDS encoding AzlD domain-containing protein, whose amino-acid sequence MDKMMLLMIAGMAVVTYVPRMLPFVMFSGAELPPFMKGVLNNVPYAVLGALIFPSIFLIKEGDFLFGFVGAAAAFVLAFCGANVIIVVLGAIAILSAYTFLV is encoded by the coding sequence ATGGATAAAATGATGCTTTTGATGATTGCAGGTATGGCCGTTGTCACCTACGTGCCGAGAATGCTCCCGTTTGTGATGTTTTCCGGGGCTGAGCTGCCCCCATTTATGAAGGGGGTACTCAATAATGTTCCCTATGCCGTCTTAGGGGCCCTCATTTTCCCGAGCATATTTCTGATCAAGGAAGGAGACTTCCTTTTCGGATTCGTCGGAGCCGCAGCTGCCTTCGTCCTCGCATTTTGTGGAGCCAATGTCATCATCGTCGTGCTGGGTGCCATCGCGATTTTATCAGCCTATACCTTCTTGGTCTGA
- a CDS encoding M48 family metallopeptidase: protein MAKKWAFRAILAYALLGLILYGYLFYIAGSGVPESFKGSSADPSTFMNAKEILLSEDFSKIKNLLFFLSTPYEWLLYFLIMILGVSRTFEKWAKGTVKNGFLQTAIYLFWLSITTFIAIFPFQYISYQVSKAYNISTQTFSMWMKDETIDFWVNYLLMLIIVSVLYGLMKRFKQRWWLAAWALSVPFTIFMMFIQPVLIDPLYNEFYPLKNKELEAKILSLADQAGIPANHVFEVDMSEKTNSLNAYVTGVGSNSRIVLWDTTLEQLTDDEILFVMAHEMAHYVEKHIYIGIGIYLLLSFFGLFLTSKLMRGIVANYGEEIKVDRVASLRSLPLFLLIISVLLFAVSPFSNWISRYQETRADRYAIELTQDKEAAITSFQKLSKVGLSQVNPPLLVKIFRYGHPTMLERLNMLEQYKMDTKEKEDPAESSP from the coding sequence TTGGCGAAGAAGTGGGCGTTCCGTGCGATACTTGCTTATGCGCTGTTGGGCTTGATTTTATATGGTTATCTATTCTATATTGCCGGTTCTGGTGTACCTGAGAGCTTTAAAGGAAGCAGTGCCGATCCTTCAACATTCATGAATGCCAAGGAGATTCTCCTCAGCGAGGATTTTTCCAAGATCAAGAACCTGCTTTTCTTTTTATCCACTCCGTATGAATGGCTCCTGTATTTTTTGATCATGATACTGGGCGTTTCCCGTACGTTTGAGAAGTGGGCAAAAGGAACGGTGAAGAATGGATTCCTGCAGACGGCCATTTATCTGTTTTGGTTATCGATCACGACGTTCATCGCGATCTTTCCATTCCAGTACATCTCCTATCAAGTGTCCAAGGCATACAATATTTCCACTCAGACGTTTTCCATGTGGATGAAGGACGAGACCATCGATTTTTGGGTGAATTACCTGTTGATGCTCATCATCGTATCGGTTCTCTATGGACTGATGAAAAGGTTCAAACAGCGGTGGTGGCTTGCTGCATGGGCACTGTCGGTTCCGTTTACGATATTCATGATGTTCATCCAGCCGGTTCTCATCGATCCGCTTTATAACGAGTTTTACCCGTTGAAGAATAAGGAGCTTGAGGCAAAAATCCTTTCCCTGGCTGATCAGGCTGGGATTCCGGCAAATCATGTATTCGAGGTCGATATGTCAGAGAAGACGAATTCACTCAATGCGTACGTGACCGGTGTTGGATCCAATTCCCGTATCGTGCTGTGGGATACGACGCTGGAGCAGCTGACCGATGACGAAATCCTATTCGTCATGGCCCATGAAATGGCCCACTATGTGGAGAAGCATATTTACATCGGGATCGGGATCTATCTGCTCCTGTCATTCTTCGGTCTCTTCCTTACATCGAAGCTCATGAGGGGGATCGTCGCCAATTACGGAGAGGAGATCAAGGTGGACCGTGTGGCAAGCCTTCGTTCCCTGCCTCTCTTCTTATTGATCATATCGGTGCTGCTGTTCGCCGTAAGCCCGTTCAGCAACTGGATATCCCGCTACCAGGAGACGAGAGCGGACCGGTATGCCATTGAGTTGACACAGGACAAAGAAGCGGCCATCACATCGTTCCAGAAGCTTTCCAAGGTCGGTTTATCTCAAGTGAATCCACCCCTTCTGGTCAAGATCTTCCGATATGGTCATCCAACCATGCTGGAGCGGCTGAATATGCTTGAGCAATACAAAATGGATACAAAAGAAAAAGAAGATCCTGCGGAATCTTCTCCATGA
- a CDS encoding DUF421 domain-containing protein: MTILFKTLILYLITIAAMRLMGKSTIVQMTPYDLVAIIIVGTIASEPLISTAFFPTLWALIILVSLHILFSFLTLSQFGNRFFLGEPTLLIKEGTILEDNLEKSKISIIQLTSILRAKGYPKISDVDYAILEPIGEVSIIPKVENTPVTVEHLNLRIDDEGLPISVIVDGKLQHHNLLLLGLDSDWINVRLRREHLHHKDVLFAYVTEKTKNLVINKRK; encoded by the coding sequence ATGACCATCCTTTTCAAGACACTTATCCTCTACCTCATCACCATCGCCGCCATGCGGCTCATGGGCAAGTCCACCATTGTCCAGATGACCCCCTATGACCTGGTGGCCATCATCATCGTCGGTACGATTGCTTCAGAGCCGTTGATTTCAACAGCGTTCTTCCCTACTCTATGGGCATTGATCATCCTTGTATCCCTTCATATCCTTTTCTCGTTCCTTACATTGAGTCAGTTCGGGAACCGCTTCTTTCTCGGGGAACCCACCCTACTGATCAAAGAAGGCACGATCCTCGAAGATAATCTGGAGAAGTCGAAAATCTCGATCATACAGCTTACGTCCATCCTGAGGGCTAAAGGATACCCGAAGATTTCCGACGTGGATTACGCCATACTGGAGCCGATCGGCGAAGTGAGCATCATCCCTAAAGTGGAGAATACACCTGTTACGGTTGAACATCTGAACCTTCGCATCGATGACGAAGGCCTCCCCATCTCTGTCATTGTCGATGGAAAGCTTCAACACCATAACCTCCTCCTCCTCGGGTTGGATTCGGACTGGATCAATGTGCGCCTTCGCAGGGAGCACCTCCATCATAAAGATGTATTATTCGCCTACGTGACGGAAAAAACAAAAAACCTCGTGATCAACAAACGCAAATAG
- a CDS encoding IDEAL domain-containing protein, which produces MENKKSYTDMMKASAMTRKKHAEKSVLDIYIDMVIHESILTTRRADLLEAIDAALDCKDETLFMKLTDELTQLSCHYG; this is translated from the coding sequence ATGGAAAACAAAAAATCCTATACTGATATGATGAAGGCTTCCGCGATGACCAGGAAAAAGCATGCTGAAAAGAGCGTCCTAGATATCTATATTGACATGGTCATACACGAAAGCATCCTTACGACAAGAAGAGCCGACTTACTGGAAGCCATCGATGCCGCCCTGGATTGCAAAGACGAAACCCTTTTTATGAAATTGACGGATGAATTGACTCAACTATCCTGCCATTATGGATGA
- a CDS encoding competence protein ComK — MSTKSRIIEEYEVNPHTMVLKPIEYGAKTFTQIIEVNDVLISPFKPLEILKKSCEYFGSSYEGLKEGTKTLTGIVYKAPIIVNPQMSLFFFPTTSPAKHECTWISHAFVKEYEHLEDGSTNVHLQNQQTCIVPISYSSFKNQMRKTAELRIAYSQRISEMETRYGLSAPDPSQVKMFYMDRDIPKQDA; from the coding sequence ATGAGCACAAAATCCCGAATTATAGAAGAATATGAGGTGAATCCTCATACAATGGTCCTGAAACCGATTGAGTATGGAGCCAAGACGTTCACTCAGATCATCGAAGTGAATGATGTTCTGATCTCACCGTTCAAGCCGCTGGAGATCCTGAAGAAAAGCTGTGAATACTTCGGCTCTTCATACGAAGGGCTGAAAGAAGGAACCAAAACATTGACTGGCATCGTTTATAAAGCCCCGATCATTGTGAATCCCCAGATGTCTCTCTTCTTCTTCCCTACAACATCTCCCGCCAAGCATGAATGCACATGGATATCCCATGCCTTTGTAAAGGAGTACGAGCATCTTGAAGATGGTTCCACAAATGTTCACCTCCAAAACCAGCAAACGTGCATCGTGCCGATTTCGTACAGCTCCTTCAAGAATCAGATGAGGAAAACAGCGGAACTTCGCATTGCCTATTCACAGAGGATTTCCGAGATGGAAACCCGTTACGGCCTCAGTGCACCCGATCCGTCCCAGGTGAAGATGTTCTATATGGACCGGGATATTCCGAAACAGGATGCGTGA